Proteins encoded by one window of Rhodobacteraceae bacterium IMCC1335:
- a CDS encoding ABC transporter permease subunit: MTEWLERHMPKFVMAPSFVAILIFVYGFIGWTAWVSFTKSRLLPKYDIVGTIQYDRLFQSPRWETAINNLYVFGILFIVISMFLGLVLAIFLDQKIRVEGVIRTIYLYPMALSMIVTGTAWKWILNPGLGIEATVKKWGYENFTFDWLVNSDMAIYTVVLAGVWQSSGFVMALFLAGLRSVDEEIIKAAQVDGIPTWRIYSAIIIPSMAPIFLSAFIVLSHLAIKSFDLVIALTGGGPGYATDLPATYMYTMAFSRGDIGQAASSAMIMMAVVFTIVVPYLYSELRAKND; the protein is encoded by the coding sequence ATGACTGAGTGGCTTGAACGCCATATGCCCAAATTCGTAATGGCGCCGTCTTTCGTGGCCATTTTGATTTTTGTGTACGGATTTATCGGGTGGACCGCTTGGGTGTCATTCACCAAATCACGCCTTCTGCCGAAATATGATATCGTGGGAACGATCCAATATGACAGGTTGTTTCAGTCGCCCCGCTGGGAAACCGCGATCAATAATCTGTATGTTTTTGGCATCTTATTCATCGTGATTTCTATGTTTCTTGGTCTGGTACTGGCCATTTTTCTGGATCAAAAAATTCGGGTTGAAGGGGTTATTCGTACAATTTACCTTTACCCTATGGCGCTTTCAATGATCGTGACGGGCACGGCTTGGAAATGGATTTTGAACCCTGGCCTTGGTATCGAGGCAACGGTGAAGAAATGGGGGTATGAAAATTTTACCTTCGATTGGTTGGTTAATTCTGACATGGCCATTTACACGGTGGTTCTTGCCGGGGTGTGGCAATCTTCCGGATTTGTGATGGCGCTGTTTTTGGCTGGCCTCCGCTCCGTAGACGAAGAGATCATTAAAGCCGCACAAGTGGATGGTATTCCAACATGGCGCATTTATTCGGCGATCATCATTCCCTCTATGGCCCCAATCTTCTTGTCAGCCTTTATCGTTCTATCGCATTTGGCGATTAAAAGCTTTGATTTGGTGATTGCGCTTACCGGCGGTGGGCCGGGTTATGCAACAGATCTGCCAGCAACCTATATGTATACGATGGCGTTTTCTCGCGGTGATATCGGGCAAGCTGCCAGTTCAGCCATGATTATGATGGCCGTGGTATTCACGATTGTGGTTCCTTATCTCTATTCCGAATTGCGGGCGAAAAATGACTGA